DNA sequence from the Acanthochromis polyacanthus isolate Apoly-LR-REF ecotype Palm Island chromosome 5, KAUST_Apoly_ChrSc, whole genome shotgun sequence genome:
ATATGATTGAGTGTCACCCAGTAGTGCTCGTCTGGACTGAACGTGTCTTTGGACCACTGCAATAAGTCTTGGGCTACTGGACTTTTCAGAACAAAGTCTACGAAGGGCCTTGTGAGGGCGTAGTACGCTGTTCCAAAATAGATTTCCAGATTGTGTGGAGGAGGACCTTTCTTCAGTCCTCGCCGTTTTGGTGCCACATGTGACCCTACGATCTCCTTGTGCTGGATTTCTGTCCTGTGTCTCATGGACGCTGGCTGTTTGACCCCAGGCGTCATGTTTTTGTCCCTCCACTCTTTGGTTTGCATGTACTGCACCAGTTCCAGGTTGCTTTTGACGGGGAAATCTTGTCCACACAGATTTACCACCTTCTTCCAGCCTATCTTGGACTTCGCCAGGTCCTTCATGCAGTTCAAATCCGCTTGCAGGCGAGAAAACCCAGCGTAAGTCACGGTCTCACTGCGACTGGAGAGGAATATATTTTGAAAGCAGCTGACTAGCTTCCGTACGGCTGCTTGGTACTCCTGTGGCGCTTTggcatccacatgaatgcagtAGGCATTTTGGGGCATGTAAATGGCTCGTAACAGGCGCACAAAAAGCTCCAGCTCTTTGTGAACAGTCACAATGAAGGCTAAAGGGTAGTCCTCCTCTTCACGACTTAGAGGTTTTGTGATGAAGTGTAGATCTCTGGTCAGCATGGAACACGGCATGCGGCTATTGTGAATATAGCTCTCCACCTGTGGACGGAAGAAAATGACGTACTAACATTATTGCTGTTATACCACATAGTTCTAattgtaacatttttattttttttttaattgaagctGTACTCACATTTATGGGCTTTGCCAGGTAATGAATCTAGTAAATTACTTGTTCAGATTGATTGATCTTTTTGTGTGGCTTCTTTCtattctttctgtgttttttttccaactttaatAGAGAAAATGAATAAGATGAACGTACTACTCTGCTAACACAGGTTGAGTTTGATCCAGAACTGTCTGTATGTTCCATTACTCAAACGTACATaccaaaagaaacagaaaaaaacataccTGGCAGTCAAGCCAGTTCCATTCTACTCCTTTCTCTCCGCTGGGCAGAAAAGCCTTACATTCAGAGGAGATGGGTCTGCTTGGAGATTTTAGGTGATTTGTCTCAGTAGACATCCAAGTTCTCAGATAAATGAGTGAACAGACAATAATGCTCATCCCCAGGCAAAACAcgaagctgcattttttcccttCAAGCTGAGGCATAATAGCCTGTTTCTCTGTCGTCCGTCTGTATCACCACCACAGATAAAGCTCCTGCAATAGAGACATCCGGTTTGGTTATTTGCAGGGTCCTAGACTCCGGAGGAATATAAAATAGGGTTAAATATGTAGGTTGGGCCAGTTTTTAGAAGTTTAGTGGACCAAATCTGGTCTATTAATAACTCTTGTCTGAGATGTGACATTAACTGGCTACACATCGTGTCTTTCTCATGTAACTATAGTACTGTGGTATATAGTGGTGTTCCAGAAGTATTTAACCctataaggtgcagtcaattccagccattttcagtaccaaaaatcgctaatattttatttgtaaataaaaatatgacgagaaatacagggaatattgggcGTGCATCGCGAGATGCATTTCCTTGACAACGACCTATTCGTTGATTATatgccgacttcaagacatgttttggacaaaatagtttactggcttgtttcgtctggatgtccaaggttggattatggccgtttttgtggaatattttcatctgtgtgtaataatgaacccggaaatgtgagtcgcgctgtgtacgttgaagccgtgtatagagaacaaatggatggatattcgttgtttgtcggacaaatgtgtttatattacccgctgtggtaatcacatctgaaagtggtttataccggcggattcatgagaatctaagctttccatcggtgtatagtgtttgtataattgcgtttgcagcttcagacatttaaggaaatgcttatgcagatcccAAAGTGTTCCgtgggcggaacactgaagcgcaacgggttaaaagCAGTCATGGAGTTCCctgtttttaaatactttctgtGATAGGAACCTGAAATGAAGCAAATGTTAAAATGATTAGATAGTTGATTAATCTGTTGTTTGATCAGTAGAAAATGGATGACTACAATGTAGATTTGAACAGCCCAGTTGCTGCTTAAACTTTAAGGTCTGATCAAAATAAGCTAAAGCAtctcacaaagaaaaacaaacactgtggGTGTTTGAGGATGGCATATTCAGTCAAAAGTTAGTTCAAAAGTAATCGGTGGACTAAAAGTTTAAATACTTGTCAGCAGTAATGAAAGCAATTAATCATCTTTCtaatcataaaataaacaatccTGAAAGTCTGAGTTGAGACTCACTGAATGAACTTTCAGCAGATCATCTGAAAATAAAGAATTCTTCAGTAGCTACGTGTGCAAGGTACAACAGATAGCATtcagtaaacaaacaacacaaagggCAGCACTGTGGTAATAAATTCCTTGCAATTCATGTTATTAGTTTGTTCTTAATTTAAAGgcagtttgtgtcatttggaacactacttgcccactatttaTAAGGGACCTCCCGAGCTGCTTAGTAGTACTGAATAAAGAGGCATTTGTCTGCACTTAAGAGCCAACAGCTTTAAAAGGAGAACATTATATCAGGTACGTTTGATACTGAAGTCCCACATAAGAATATCCCAGCTCATATATGAAGGGATTCTCAAGGCACATTGACAGTTTAATCATCATATAGTTGCTTTTAACTGAGCTGTTGTGTACTGACCAAACGACACTGCTGGTTAAGCAATAGATTTTATGACCCACTACTGGAGTGCCCAGAAGCTTTGGATGTCACAAAAGACGCATATTAGTGGAGCATCTTTACTTTAGCTCCTCTGATGTTGAAGTTGAGTCCAGCATTAAAGATACAGATATCCACAGGGGGTCGGCTGCCATAGAAATGTGTACGATTCTTGTCTTCTGCCAAAATGCTCTCACTCCAGTCATGTCAGGAATCAACCTTTAACCTTAAGATCTGTTGTTTATGGTGGCTGTCATTTTACAGTCCTAACAGTGGTTGTGGGATTAAATCTGCTGCCGTGTTTATGCTGTCTAGATCGCGCATCTAAAGCTTATATCAGTGCAagacatgtaaacacacacaaacgtgTAGACATGGTGTGTAAGGACAGAATGCCAAAGACAGGATGAGTTGAGCCATTTACCTACGAGGCAGTTCAGTCTGTAGTCCTTATGGTGAAGAAGTAAGCCTTCAAAGTCATTACAGTACATCCAACATGCTGCAGTGAACAGAAGCGATTTCCGTTGGCGCCATCATCAGCCACAGCAGAGTCTGCTAATTTAGAGCTAAATTTGGTTGCTTGTTATATCCTGGCAGGGACGCTGCGTTCAGTGAGCTGGAGACCCGGTTGGGTTGTTGCAGAGCGTTTcgtcaatgtgtgtgtgtcgtttCGAGTTGTGCTCATTAACGTTTAAGTTGCTCCCCTCACATCCCCAGGAGACAAGGTCCGTCCCTGCCTGGTTACCGGCAAAAACACCCAATCACACAcctgacacacacatgctcacatcacacacacacacacacacacacacacacacacacacacacacacacacacacacacacacacacacacacacacacacacacacacacacacacacacacacacacacacgcaactTCCTCTAGGTTTTTCCCCCTCCCCCGTACAGTTTTGTACTCACTGGTGCGTcgcatctgtctttttttgtcctcttGCTTTCCATTACTTTTCTGTAAACCCTTTTACCTCTAGCTCCGTTTATGTAATCCGCCAGATTAATACTGAATCATCCACAGTGTCTCTTCTCTGGGTGGATCTTTGTCTTGTCCACCTGCTTGTTCCCTGTCAAGTTGAGCAAGTTTTTTTACCAGCAGAGCGAGATTCTGATTCACTGGCTTGAGGGCGAGGTGCTCAGCTCACTGCGaggttgtgtcatttctggtaAAAGCAACAGCAGAGTGACTGACTTCAGAGCAGCACCCACAGAGTTTGTTTGCTGCTTGGTCAGCTTCTGAGATTATCCCTCTTGTGTTGAACAGAGCACATGGCCTGAGTTCACACCCACTGAGCCTGCATTACCAACGCACAATGGATCCCCTGCTGGTTATGTTATCTTAGTAACACACTGAATTATGCATTAAAGATTTTTGTCATCCTTTCCAAGCTCAGACTCCCTGCAACGAGGGTTTGTTTATTGGCTCggcttttaaaatgtcattcatTGTTGTCTTGACCCTCTGTTTTGCGGCgtttttgtaaacattttacaaactATTGTGGATAAAGTAAATGTTGGTTCTGCTGGTGATATTCATAGAGAAAATCAGTTCATCAAAATGAATTATCTGCTAAAATTTAATTTGGTCTGCAACAAACAAGTACAGATTTGATTAAGTCTGAGAAAAAGCTATCTTCTATTATCTTCTGAGCATTTAGAGAGGAAAACAACTGAATTATCTATAGCATCCTTAGGCTTGTGTGTATCAATGTGTGCGTTTTTGTCGGCTGAATTTGCCTGCTTCACTGTGTTTACAGTGGTTTTCCTCTCTGAGTACACCAAATGTGGCCTGCATGCAGATGTAGTGAAAATGGATGTGATGTGGCATGCAAATGATTGGGACGTTGGTCTTTCATAATTGTTTtcagctcagtgtgtgtttgcattccCATTTTTTCACAGAGAAGAAATATGCAATTGCATATGAAAATAGCTTGACTCATTTTGCTATTTGCTTTTTCAGCCCGGCTAATCCCTGCCACAAATACCTCCATGAACAATTTTAGAGATTTCCATCAAGCAGAGTAAACAAACAATTGCTTTGCAAGACAAAGCAGGACAATATCGCCTTACCTGTTTTGCACCTGAACCCTGTGAAAACAAAGAACCTTTCGGAGAATACATCTCTAAACGAGCCTAACATTCAGACGTGCATTTGTGGAGTTTATATCTGAAAATTTAGAACAGGGAAGGTCCTAACCCTAGCACATCTAGTGTCCTTTTCAGTTACATGCTTCAGGAAGTGAAAGGTTTTCTTTAACCACAGAAATACAGCAGCTTGGACAAAAGATATTAATGTGATCTGTAAATTGAAGTTTTGAGGCTGTATGCAGAGTATGAAGTGCCTTGAATTTGTTAGAaacattattcagtcaatgTTTCTTACCTGCAGTGTTATGTCTGTGTTTTAGTGTGGGGACCCGTTTAAACATGAAGATATAGTTGTGCTCAATGGAACtaaagaggaggtggagaaaCTGATGGACAGGATGGTTGAGAGGCGTGCCAAAGCCAAAACTAAGGTGGGATTTAATTCCAACCACTGTATGATTTCAAATAAGCTACGTATGAACTGTCTTACTTGGCTCTTGAGCTTGATTTGGTGTCTGTCAgctttgaatatttttccaaTTAAGCTGTTTTAAGTTGAGCTTAAGTTTGTGATCTGTGTATTtcctctcctgttttttttttttttttttttagaaaacaaagaagagcaaagcagctgaagctgtGTCCGCCCCATCAGAATCAAAAGGTTTGTGCGAGGCCTTGAATTTAAGACAAATGTGTTCAGTATTTACATAAACAAAACTAAGCAGCTAGCAAAACACCAGTAAAGGTCGCCCTTCCTTTGGGCAGTGCTTTGACAGTGCTGTGGTGTAGCAGTCGGGTTGTTCAGACCTACAACTCACGTTAAATCTCTGTAACTATTGATGGTAGAGCCCCAGCATGCAAGCACAATCTATGTGTTATGTGTAGATCAAATGGCAAAAGTAACAAAGTTTCAAGCAGCTTGaactgaattaaattaaatataattgcATTACAGCatcagactttttatctaatAGTTGTAAACCCCTTGGATCCTGACACGTCTCATCTCGTCACATAATTCGTAGTAGTTCAGTCTAAGCAGTAGTCATACATTCATGTGATTTCTGTGAAGCTGTTTGTGGGTTTGCGGGTATGTCAGACAACATTTCCTGTAATAATTTCGTCACAGTTTACACACCCACTGCATCCGTTCATGAAGCTTCTCATACTTGCTATAACAgccaaattttttttccccctcttatGTCAGTCGCTGcttcttttaaagaaaacacaactaaaGACTTAATTTTTATGAATTAGTCTTAGAATTCAAGCTCTTTATTAACCGTCCTATTATATGTGATTCACAGAGTTGTGAATACATGTTCTAGTAATACAAGTTTTCATTTATTGAGCAAAAATAACCCTCATAGAGCAGGTACTGTGCCTGGCTGTGGGCCTTGTGTTTATGAATGTTAGGTCAGAGGCTTTCAGTGTTGTTCGTATGGTTTCCTGTTCTCCTGGACAGCACCGGACTCCAACCTCGCAAGTGAACGTGACATTGACTGAGAAACAcctgatgtttattttaaaacttttcaccaaaacaataaaaagtcacTTTTCCCTCTTCCTGCTTGAATGAAAgttctttttggttttttttatacTTAATTTTTATTGGTCTTTTTCACTTTCCAAAAAAGTAAACAAGTAAACAAGAACATAACAATTACAGTCGACATAAAGGGCTTGCATTATTATAGTTGACATACGTCTACATATAATGGCATGTCCACATATTTAATACTCGTAGTGTCCGCAACAGTAAATTCAACTGTGTTAAACATTTTGATAATGTCTTATCCATTTGCCCCATCTGGCGGAGTAAAGGTCCGATTGTAGTCTCAACATAAATGTTAACCTTTCCAAATTGTGTGTTTCCTTTGTAATTTCAATCCAGTCCTCAACACATGGTGGATTGTATTGAAGCCATTTGCGAGTGATTGCCTTCTTTGCTGTAGTAATAagaatttttaataaatatttgtcattatttgcaAGGCCTGTTGGCAGATCTCCCAAGTACAATATGAACattgtttgtggtaattttaaaCCTAAAATTTGTTCAATCAATGATCCAATTTCAGTCCAATAGGGTCTTATTCTATTGCATGACCAAAAAATATGGGTATGGTTTGCATTATCTTCACCACATCTCCTCCAACACGCAGAACTGGCTAAATTTATTCTCAGTTGCTGCTTTGGGGTTACAAAAAACCTTACCATGTTTTTCCAGCTGAACTCTCGCCAAATAGCGGAACAAGAAGTGGTATGTGCAGTCTCACATATATTGTCCCATTGTTCGAGTGATATAGCCGTATTTAATTCTTTCTCCCATCTAATTCTAATATAATCTGTGGAATTCCCTTCATTTGATAATAGGATCTGATAGAGTTTGGAAACaacagagttttgttttttcaagtaGGCTTGAGATATTAgaattattaattcattgtgTTTAGTACATTCtaaattttgtagttttgagttGACATACTGTCTTAATTGTAGATATCTAAAAAAGTCTGTTGAtttcaaattgtattttttctggcaTGTTTCAAAACTTGGTAGGATATTCTTGTCTATTATGCTACAATAGGCAGTTATTCCTTCATTTATCCAATATTTAAATCTTGAATCCATCTGATTCGGTTTGAAGTCTGAATCGAAGGCCGCCCATCTAAATATCCAAGACTCCTTCATGATTTTTAGTTCTTTTAATATTTGAAACCAAATTGATAACGTAAAAAATGTTATGGGAGAAAGTTCTTTTTGGTAGGTTAGCGTTAATTTTTGATCCCCAATTAAAG
Encoded proteins:
- the gcnt7 gene encoding beta-1,3-galactosyl-O-glycosyl-glycoprotein beta-1,6-N-acetylglucosaminyltransferase 7; the encoded protein is MPQLEGKKCSFVFCLGMSIIVCSLIYLRTWMSTETNHLKSPSRPISSECKAFLPSGEKGVEWNWLDCQVESYIHNSRMPCSMLTRDLHFITKPLSREEEDYPLAFIVTVHKELELFVRLLRAIYMPQNAYCIHVDAKAPQEYQAAVRKLVSCFQNIFLSSRSETVTYAGFSRLQADLNCMKDLAKSKIGWKKVVNLCGQDFPVKSNLELVQYMQTKEWRDKNMTPGVKQPASMRHRTEIQHKEIVGSHVAPKRRGLKKGPPPHNLEIYFGTAYYALTRPFVDFVLKSPVAQDLLQWSKDTFSPDEHYWVTLNHIADAPGSNMDGGWAGAIRSIKWSDQQGKTHDGCKGHYVRDICVYAVGDLPWIINRNAMFANKFESNTHPEALDCLELWHRNKVLDQATVPIEPSWLLATQSNTTSRRYSNSSAGA